In one Parvibaculum sp. genomic region, the following are encoded:
- a CDS encoding autotransporter outer membrane beta-barrel domain-containing protein, with protein sequence MTGLNRTIFKAGALVALGMTMAGAAAAAPQHGVTAATPTQDAVGSKLQLVQQQQRDQTLRGFFDRLNLRRSGRGASGTADIGNTGLSAGDAALTQALSVWLSANYNNAENDFPGIAYDADTYGVSLGLDYTVSSTVNVGAFVSYSNTDTTTPFNGGGSDTDSFTVGPYISVALTDIVSVDASVGYTFSKIDNRRVAGGLLITGEQDASTWFGAVNLSATKWLDNNIGLTGRVGYSYSASTNDAYIDSTATPVAKSESDLGQLQVAGRVSYYTESVMPYIGLTYVHDVERERIIAAPLPSDDRDEFILNAGLSFFGTGAMSGGLDLSYNFNRDDTDGFGVGANLSFKF encoded by the coding sequence ATGACGGGACTGAACCGAACGATATTCAAGGCTGGCGCACTCGTCGCGTTGGGAATGACCATGGCCGGTGCGGCAGCGGCGGCTCCTCAACACGGTGTCACCGCAGCCACGCCGACCCAGGACGCGGTGGGCTCCAAGCTTCAGCTTGTTCAACAGCAACAGCGCGACCAGACGCTGCGCGGCTTCTTCGATCGGCTCAACCTGCGCCGCAGCGGTCGCGGCGCGTCGGGGACGGCCGATATCGGCAATACGGGTCTGTCGGCCGGCGACGCGGCGCTGACCCAGGCGCTCAGCGTCTGGCTTTCGGCCAATTACAACAACGCCGAGAACGATTTCCCCGGCATCGCCTATGACGCCGATACCTATGGCGTTTCCCTCGGCCTCGACTACACGGTCAGCAGCACGGTCAATGTCGGCGCGTTCGTCTCCTATTCGAACACAGATACGACGACGCCGTTCAACGGCGGCGGTTCGGACACCGACAGCTTCACGGTCGGACCCTACATTTCGGTGGCGCTCACCGATATCGTTTCGGTCGACGCCAGCGTTGGCTACACCTTCAGCAAAATTGACAACCGCCGCGTCGCCGGCGGCTTGCTCATCACCGGCGAGCAGGACGCATCGACATGGTTCGGCGCGGTCAATCTCTCGGCGACCAAGTGGCTGGACAACAATATCGGCCTGACCGGCCGGGTCGGTTACAGCTATTCCGCCAGCACGAACGACGCCTATATCGACAGCACGGCCACGCCGGTCGCGAAATCGGAATCGGACCTCGGTCAGTTGCAGGTCGCGGGCCGCGTCAGCTACTACACCGAAAGCGTGATGCCCTATATCGGCCTCACCTATGTGCATGACGTGGAGCGCGAACGCATCATCGCCGCGCCGCTGCCCTCCGACGACCGCGACGAGTTCATTCTCAATGCCGGCCTGAGCTTCTTCGGAACCGGCGCAATGTCGGGCGGCCTCGACCTCAGCTACAATTTCAACCGCGACGACACCGACGGCTTCGGCGTCGGCGCCAACCTCAGCTTCAAGTTCTGA
- a CDS encoding wax ester/triacylglycerol synthase family O-acyltransferase, with protein MDQLSPMDASFLYFETANAPMHIGGLTIYDQSTVEGGVLGFKRILENYETRLHLARSFRQRVVHVPMNLDHPYWIEDPNFDIEFHVRHIALPKPGNWRQLCIQVARLHARPLDISRPLWEFTVIEGLDQVEGLPPGSFGIMSKIHHAAIDGVSGAEIVAAIHDIAPDARPAPPEKPWVPERDPNVLELLSRTYINNLRQPFKLAGVVASSVPALAKVGIGLTAGKLKTAGPVPRTRFNASISPHRVFDGRSFSLSDIRAMKSAIEGATVNDVIVAVVGGAMRKYLEAKGELPKESLIAMAPISVRSDDKKKAAGNLVSGMMLSIRTDIADPAERLRAVFQATKSSKELTNAIGAKTLSDYSQFIPSTLSGLAARLYSNLGIANRIRPFFNTVITNVPGPQIPLYMTGSRMVTHYGLAPILDGMGIIHPVFSYCGQITVSFTSCREMMPDPDFYAACIQESFDEMKEAMLAEASASGIETINAKPKAKVKAATGPRRKQSTPKAAKARADTKAAGSVA; from the coding sequence ATGGACCAGCTTAGTCCGATGGATGCGTCGTTTCTCTATTTCGAGACGGCGAATGCGCCAATGCATATCGGCGGATTGACGATCTACGATCAATCGACCGTCGAAGGCGGCGTTCTGGGGTTCAAGCGAATCCTGGAGAATTACGAGACGCGGTTGCATCTTGCGCGGTCTTTCCGCCAGCGCGTCGTCCATGTGCCGATGAACCTCGACCATCCCTACTGGATCGAAGATCCGAATTTCGACATTGAATTCCACGTCCGGCACATTGCGCTGCCGAAACCCGGCAACTGGCGCCAGCTCTGCATCCAGGTGGCGCGGCTTCATGCGCGTCCGCTCGATATATCGCGGCCGCTCTGGGAGTTCACCGTGATCGAGGGGCTCGATCAGGTGGAGGGGCTGCCGCCGGGAAGTTTCGGCATCATGTCGAAAATTCATCACGCTGCGATCGACGGTGTGTCGGGCGCCGAAATCGTTGCGGCCATTCACGACATCGCGCCGGACGCCCGGCCCGCGCCGCCCGAAAAGCCCTGGGTGCCGGAACGCGACCCCAATGTGCTCGAGCTGCTGTCGCGCACTTATATCAATAATCTGCGCCAGCCGTTCAAACTGGCGGGCGTGGTGGCCTCATCGGTGCCGGCGCTCGCGAAGGTCGGCATCGGCCTCACGGCGGGCAAGCTCAAAACGGCGGGGCCCGTGCCGCGCACACGCTTCAACGCCAGCATCTCGCCACATCGCGTCTTTGACGGACGTTCGTTTTCGCTCAGCGACATTCGGGCGATGAAGAGCGCCATCGAGGGCGCGACGGTCAACGACGTGATCGTTGCCGTTGTCGGCGGCGCGATGCGCAAATATCTTGAAGCGAAAGGCGAGTTGCCGAAAGAGTCGCTGATCGCCATGGCGCCGATTTCGGTTCGCTCTGACGACAAGAAGAAGGCAGCCGGCAATCTCGTCAGCGGCATGATGCTGTCGATCCGCACCGATATCGCCGATCCGGCCGAGCGGCTGCGGGCGGTGTTCCAGGCGACCAAGAGCTCCAAGGAACTGACCAACGCCATCGGCGCCAAGACTTTGTCGGACTATTCGCAGTTCATTCCGTCGACGCTGTCCGGGCTTGCGGCGCGGCTATACTCCAATCTCGGTATTGCCAACCGCATCCGGCCGTTCTTCAACACCGTTATTACCAATGTGCCCGGCCCGCAGATTCCGCTCTACATGACGGGCTCGCGCATGGTGACGCATTACGGTCTTGCGCCGATCCTCGACGGTATGGGCATCATCCATCCCGTCTTCAGCTATTGCGGCCAGATCACCGTGTCGTTCACGTCCTGCCGCGAAATGATGCCCGACCCGGATTTCTACGCCGCCTGCATCCAGGAGTCCTTCGACGAAATGAAGGAGGCGATGCTCGCCGAGGCGTCGGCAAGCGGCATCGAAACGATCAATGCCAAGCCGAAGGCAAAAGTGAAAGCGGCAACGGGACCGCGCCGCAAGCAGTCCACGCCGAAAGCCGCGAAGGCCAGGGCAGACACAAAGGCGGCGGGATCTGTGGCTTGA
- a CDS encoding alpha/beta hydrolase, which yields MAAIADAGAPGIGRNVEKRLRPPSRLLMLAEPRALFELGLGLASVPLLMTAPRGDGHPVLVMPGFLASDGSTKMLRAYLDRLGYETQGWGLGRNIGSMMARRHRLYEQIETLHKKTGRKVSLIGWSLGGIYARDVALTMPEAIRSVVSLGSPFAIDVRATHASKLYEKLGGEAIDDIAESELVRIQSDLDMPTTAIYTKTDGVVNWRTCMLREGRQAENIEVLGSHCGLGVNPAVLWAVADRLAQKESSFRPFARRGPFRLGYPAA from the coding sequence ATGGCTGCAATCGCTGACGCCGGCGCGCCCGGCATCGGACGAAACGTCGAGAAGAGGCTTCGGCCGCCGTCGCGGCTTCTGATGCTCGCTGAACCACGCGCGCTCTTCGAGTTGGGTCTCGGCCTTGCTTCAGTGCCGCTGCTGATGACGGCACCTCGCGGCGACGGGCACCCTGTATTGGTGATGCCGGGTTTTCTGGCGTCGGACGGGTCCACCAAGATGTTGCGCGCCTATCTCGACAGGCTCGGCTATGAGACGCAGGGCTGGGGGCTCGGCCGCAATATCGGCAGCATGATGGCGCGGCGTCACCGGCTCTATGAGCAGATCGAGACCCTGCACAAGAAGACCGGCCGCAAGGTCAGCCTGATCGGGTGGAGCCTTGGCGGCATCTATGCGCGCGATGTCGCGCTGACAATGCCCGAAGCGATCCGGTCGGTTGTCTCGCTGGGAAGCCCCTTTGCAATAGATGTCCGGGCGACGCATGCCAGCAAGCTCTATGAAAAACTCGGTGGCGAGGCCATCGACGACATCGCCGAATCCGAACTTGTTCGTATACAGAGCGATCTCGACATGCCGACGACCGCGATCTACACAAAGACGGACGGTGTCGTCAACTGGCGCACCTGCATGCTGCGCGAGGGCCGGCAGGCCGAAAATATCGAAGTTCTCGGCAGCCATTGCGGCCTCGGCGTCAATCCGGCGGTGCTTTGGGCCGTCGCCGACCGGCTGGCGCAGAAGGAGAGTTCTTTCCGGCCGTTCGCACGGCGAGGGCCGTTCCGGCTCGGTTATCCGGCGGCCTGA
- a CDS encoding PaaI family thioesterase, with the protein MSHSKTDMPPLDDDWESPAAVTLGKKVLETDRERGYIRASFVAGDGFVNRGGRIFGGFLSAMLDGLCGHAVRLTHEQPGTPQVTLELKTSFVGRADKGTLTGEGWVRHRGKSIAFAEAELRDETGELVAKGSATFKIGR; encoded by the coding sequence TTGAGCCACAGCAAGACAGACATGCCGCCGCTGGATGACGATTGGGAATCGCCGGCGGCCGTCACTTTGGGCAAGAAGGTTCTGGAGACGGATCGGGAGCGTGGCTATATCCGCGCGTCCTTCGTCGCCGGCGATGGCTTCGTCAACCGCGGCGGGCGTATTTTCGGCGGCTTCCTGTCGGCGATGCTCGATGGGCTTTGCGGCCATGCCGTGCGCCTCACGCACGAACAGCCCGGCACACCCCAGGTCACCCTCGAACTCAAAACCAGCTTCGTCGGCCGCGCCGACAAGGGCACGCTCACCGGCGAAGGTTGGGTTCGCCATCGCGGCAAGTCGATCGCATTCGCGGAGGCCGAACTGAGGGACGAGACTGGCGAACTTGTCGCCAAGGGCAGCGCCACGTTCAAGATCGGTCGCTGA
- a CDS encoding glutathione S-transferase family protein, translating into MKFYNSIGPNPRVVKMFMQEKGIELPFVEVDLMAGENRKEPYLAKNPSGQSPALELDDGTVLAEITAICEYLDEKFPGGSLIGTTPEERAETRMWTRRVDLNICEPMANGFRFSEGLPLFQNRMRCLPEAADGLKAIAQDKLAWLDKLMAGREFLAGKRLTMADILLFGFLDFGAVVGQPINPEFKNVTAWFERMKARPSAVASA; encoded by the coding sequence ATGAAATTCTACAATTCGATCGGGCCAAACCCGCGCGTCGTCAAAATGTTCATGCAGGAGAAAGGCATTGAGCTGCCTTTCGTCGAAGTCGATTTGATGGCCGGCGAGAACCGTAAAGAGCCTTATCTGGCGAAGAACCCGTCCGGCCAGTCGCCTGCGCTGGAGCTTGACGACGGTACCGTGCTCGCCGAAATCACCGCGATCTGCGAATATCTCGACGAAAAATTTCCGGGCGGTTCGCTGATCGGCACGACGCCGGAGGAACGCGCCGAAACGCGGATGTGGACGCGCCGCGTCGACCTCAATATCTGCGAGCCGATGGCCAACGGCTTTCGTTTTTCGGAAGGCCTGCCGCTTTTCCAGAACCGCATGCGCTGCCTCCCTGAAGCGGCCGACGGCCTGAAGGCCATCGCGCAGGACAAGCTCGCCTGGCTCGACAAGCTGATGGCGGGCCGCGAATTCCTGGCCGGCAAGCGGTTGACGATGGCGGACATCCTGCTGTTCGGGTTTCTCGATTTCGGCGCCGTTGTCGGCCAGCCGATCAACCCCGAGTTCAAGAATGTGACCGCCTGGTTCGAGCGTATGAAGGCCCGGCCTTCCGCTGTTGCCAGCGCCTGA
- a CDS encoding MFS transporter — MSAQSAEPTGPGPGLFYGWYVVIAVLVIMTTTAGLGFYNLSVYLKAFVLQGGFSVSATSAATACFFVASGLAGLGVAALIERHDPRWVITGGALIAALAILGAGYVTELWQLYAFYVLFGIGYAGAALIPGTTLVARWFARQRSVALSYASTGLSLGGIVLTPVSALLIERLGLGGAAPWLALIFILGVVPVAWLLIRPSPQSIGLGPDGDPIARDASGAPLPADGIPFEQAVRSRFFILMTTAYVFAMMAQVGVIAHQYSLIFFRTDNSGTARLAVATMAAASIIGRLIGGQALRWIPSRGFVLGLTIAQGAALAFYAFAETTPALLATTIIFGLTVGNLLMMQPLMVAEAFGLKAYGRIYSLTQLCMTAGVATGPAAIGFLYQGLGGYEVAFLAMALASFLAFLLILAAGPVRALIEGKAHA, encoded by the coding sequence ATGAGCGCGCAAAGCGCCGAACCGACAGGCCCGGGACCGGGCCTTTTTTATGGCTGGTATGTCGTCATTGCCGTTCTGGTCATCATGACCACGACGGCGGGCCTCGGCTTTTACAATCTGTCCGTCTATCTCAAGGCCTTCGTGCTGCAGGGCGGATTTTCGGTTTCCGCAACGTCAGCGGCTACCGCGTGCTTTTTCGTCGCGTCGGGCCTCGCCGGCCTCGGCGTTGCCGCATTGATCGAACGCCACGATCCGCGCTGGGTCATCACCGGCGGCGCGCTGATCGCTGCGCTTGCCATTCTGGGCGCCGGCTATGTCACTGAGCTTTGGCAGCTATATGCCTTCTACGTTCTGTTCGGCATCGGTTACGCCGGCGCGGCGCTGATCCCCGGCACGACGCTTGTCGCGCGCTGGTTTGCGCGCCAGCGCTCGGTGGCTCTGTCCTATGCGTCCACCGGCCTGTCGCTCGGAGGCATCGTCTTGACGCCCGTATCGGCTCTGTTGATCGAACGTCTGGGGCTCGGCGGTGCGGCGCCCTGGCTGGCGCTGATATTTATTCTCGGTGTCGTGCCCGTCGCATGGCTGCTGATCCGTCCCTCGCCACAATCGATCGGGCTCGGCCCGGACGGCGATCCGATCGCGCGCGATGCAAGCGGCGCGCCTTTGCCGGCCGACGGCATCCCGTTCGAGCAAGCTGTGCGCAGCCGGTTCTTCATTCTGATGACGACCGCGTATGTCTTCGCGATGATGGCGCAGGTCGGCGTTATCGCGCATCAGTACAGCCTGATCTTCTTTCGCACCGACAATAGTGGCACCGCGCGGCTTGCCGTCGCCACCATGGCGGCCGCAAGCATTATTGGCCGGCTGATCGGCGGACAGGCGCTGCGATGGATCCCGTCGCGCGGATTCGTTCTGGGGCTCACCATCGCGCAAGGAGCCGCCCTCGCCTTCTACGCCTTTGCCGAGACGACGCCGGCCCTGCTTGCAACGACGATTATCTTTGGGCTGACGGTCGGCAATCTGTTGATGATGCAGCCGCTGATGGTTGCGGAAGCCTTCGGCCTCAAGGCTTATGGCCGCATCTATTCTCTGACACAACTCTGCATGACAGCCGGTGTTGCGACGGGTCCGGCCGCCATCGGTTTCCTCTATCAGGGTCTCGGCGGATATGAGGTTGCGTTCCTTGCAATGGCGCTCGCATCGTTCCTCGCCTTTCTTCTGATCCTTGCCGCCGGTCCGGTTAGGGCGCTCATTGAAGGAAAAGCTCATGCGTGA
- a CDS encoding gamma carbonic anhydrase family protein, translating into MREFGPGVVLDNPAFIHETALIYGKVFVGDGASLWPYVVIRSEMHEVRIGRRSNIQDFVMIHVGNETPTIIGDNCSITHHCTIHGAEIGDNCLIGINATIMDGAKIGRNSIVAGHSIVTEGAVIPENSIVAGSPAKVIKTRDNGAANTMNARFYYENALAYARGDHRVTERESFRNAMAEEMRALSAAK; encoded by the coding sequence ATGCGTGAATTCGGTCCCGGTGTCGTTCTCGACAATCCGGCCTTCATCCACGAAACGGCGCTCATCTACGGCAAGGTCTTTGTCGGTGACGGCGCCTCGCTCTGGCCCTATGTCGTCATTCGCAGCGAGATGCATGAGGTACGGATCGGACGGCGAAGCAACATCCAGGATTTCGTGATGATCCATGTAGGCAACGAAACGCCGACGATCATTGGCGACAACTGTTCGATCACGCATCACTGCACGATCCACGGCGCCGAGATTGGCGACAATTGCCTGATCGGCATCAACGCCACGATCATGGACGGCGCGAAGATCGGTCGGAACTCCATCGTCGCGGGCCATTCGATCGTCACGGAGGGCGCCGTCATTCCCGAAAACTCGATCGTTGCCGGGTCTCCCGCAAAGGTCATCAAGACCCGCGACAACGGCGCCGCAAATACAATGAATGCCCGCTTCTACTACGAAAACGCGCTGGCCTATGCGCGCGGCGACCATCGCGTCACCGAACGCGAGTCCTTCAGGAATGCCATGGCCGAAGAAATGCGCGCCTTGTCCGCCGCAAAATGA
- a CDS encoding MFS transporter: protein MSAGPAPDEPRTPRRAGLFYGWYIVGAVFIVHTVSCGLIFYNLSIFLEAFVTGGGFSVSAASNATAIFFISSGIAGLGVGWLLDRYDPRWVITSGAVLSALVLAGAGHVTELWQLYGFYILFGIGNAAVAVIPGMTIVARWFTRQRSKAIAYASTGLSMGGIVFTPISASLVGTLGLGEAAYWLALMMVLGVIPVTLAVLRRSPEAIGLSPDGDPPRRAADGSLLPPDGIGFAEALRSRFFILCTAAFVFAMMAQVGSLAHQFRLVLTRTGDTSTAALAVSIMAAASIAGRLIGGWLLSRISSRTYLFGIFVLQGLSFAAFAFANSVAALLIASVMFGATVGNMQMMQPLIMAEAFGLKAYARILSVSQMVTTCANAAGPALLGFLYVAAGGYETAYLAITLSPMLGFACLLAAGPVRALIEAEKKAVLS from the coding sequence ATGAGTGCTGGCCCCGCGCCAGATGAGCCGCGCACGCCCCGGCGTGCGGGACTGTTTTACGGCTGGTACATCGTCGGCGCGGTCTTCATCGTGCACACGGTGTCCTGTGGGCTGATCTTCTACAACCTGTCGATCTTCCTGGAAGCTTTCGTCACGGGCGGCGGCTTCTCGGTGTCCGCTGCGTCGAACGCCACCGCGATCTTCTTTATCTCTTCGGGCATAGCGGGTCTCGGCGTTGGCTGGTTGCTCGACCGCTACGATCCGCGCTGGGTGATCACCAGTGGCGCAGTCCTTTCGGCTCTGGTCCTGGCGGGCGCCGGTCATGTTACGGAACTCTGGCAGCTCTACGGTTTCTATATTCTGTTCGGCATCGGCAACGCGGCCGTCGCCGTCATCCCCGGCATGACGATTGTCGCGCGCTGGTTCACGCGGCAGCGCTCGAAGGCGATTGCCTATGCCTCGACCGGCCTGTCGATGGGCGGCATCGTCTTCACGCCGATCTCGGCGAGCCTGGTCGGCACGCTCGGTCTCGGCGAGGCTGCTTACTGGCTGGCGCTGATGATGGTGCTCGGTGTCATACCGGTGACGCTGGCGGTGTTGCGGCGCAGCCCCGAAGCAATCGGCCTTTCGCCGGACGGCGATCCGCCCCGCCGCGCGGCCGATGGCAGTCTTCTGCCACCGGACGGCATCGGATTTGCCGAAGCGCTTCGCAGCCGCTTTTTCATTTTGTGCACGGCCGCCTTCGTCTTCGCTATGATGGCGCAGGTTGGAAGCCTTGCGCATCAGTTCCGTCTTGTGCTGACGCGAACAGGCGATACGTCGACCGCGGCGCTCGCCGTTTCGATCATGGCGGCTGCGAGCATCGCCGGACGCTTGATCGGCGGCTGGCTGTTGTCGCGGATTTCGTCGCGCACCTATCTCTTCGGCATCTTTGTACTGCAAGGCCTGTCATTTGCGGCATTTGCCTTTGCCAATTCAGTGGCGGCGCTGCTGATTGCCTCGGTCATGTTCGGCGCGACGGTCGGCAACATGCAGATGATGCAGCCGCTGATCATGGCCGAAGCTTTCGGACTGAAGGCCTATGCGCGTATTCTCTCCGTCTCGCAGATGGTTACGACCTGCGCCAACGCGGCGGGTCCGGCGCTGCTTGGATTTCTCTATGTCGCGGCGGGCGGCTACGAGACCGCCTATCTTGCGATCACATTGTCGCCGATGCTCGGTTTTGCCTGCCTTTTGGCCGCAGGACCGGTGCGGGCTTTGATCGAGGCTGAGAAGAAGGCTGTATTATCTTGA
- a CDS encoding CoA ester lyase codes for MKLPSNFYKPLAIGAPAPYRGLPVALERMIHFFPGHNEKLRARIGEIIPQVDVLLGNLEDAIPADAKEAARKGVIEVGKAHEFGSTGFWTRINPLNSPWVLDDITELVGEIGDKLDVIMLPKVEGAWDIHYLDQLLAQLEAKHGLKKPLLIHAILETAQGVKNVEEIACASPRMHGMSLGPADLAASRRMKTTRVGGGHPFYRVLEDPKDDGSPRVAAQQDLWHYTFAKMVDACVANDIRPFYGPFGDIQDADACEQQFRNAFLMGCVGAWSLHPGQIAIAKRVFSPDPAEVLFAKRILESMPDGTGVAMIDGKMQDDATWKQAKVIVDLARKVAAKDPDLAKAYEL; via the coding sequence ATGAAACTGCCATCGAACTTTTACAAACCGCTCGCCATCGGCGCGCCGGCCCCCTATCGCGGGCTGCCGGTGGCACTCGAGCGGATGATACATTTCTTTCCGGGGCACAACGAAAAGCTCCGTGCACGGATCGGTGAGATCATCCCGCAGGTCGACGTGCTGCTCGGCAATCTGGAAGACGCCATTCCGGCGGACGCCAAGGAGGCGGCGCGCAAGGGCGTGATCGAGGTCGGCAAGGCCCATGAATTCGGATCGACGGGTTTCTGGACCCGCATCAATCCGCTGAACAGCCCCTGGGTGCTCGACGACATCACCGAGCTTGTCGGAGAGATCGGCGACAAGCTCGACGTCATCATGCTGCCCAAGGTCGAAGGCGCCTGGGACATCCACTATCTCGACCAGCTGCTGGCTCAGCTTGAGGCGAAGCACGGGCTAAAGAAGCCACTTCTCATCCATGCGATCCTCGAAACCGCCCAAGGCGTTAAAAACGTTGAGGAAATTGCCTGCGCCAGCCCGCGCATGCATGGCATGAGCCTCGGCCCGGCCGACCTCGCCGCCTCGCGCCGCATGAAGACGACGCGCGTCGGCGGCGGACATCCCTTCTATCGGGTGCTGGAAGACCCGAAGGACGATGGAAGCCCGCGCGTGGCCGCGCAGCAGGACCTCTGGCACTACACATTCGCCAAGATGGTCGACGCCTGTGTCGCCAATGACATTCGGCCCTTCTACGGCCCCTTTGGCGACATCCAGGACGCGGATGCCTGTGAGCAGCAGTTCCGCAATGCATTCCTGATGGGTTGCGTCGGCGCCTGGTCGCTGCATCCGGGCCAGATCGCCATCGCAAAGCGCGTGTTCAGCCCCGACCCGGCCGAAGTGCTCTTTGCCAAGCGCATCCTCGAATCGATGCCGGACGGCACCGGCGTTGCGATGATCGACGGCAAGATGCAGGACGACGCGACCTGGAAACAGGCCAAGGTCATCGTCGATCTGGCCAGGAAAGTCGCGGCCAAAGACCCCGACCTCGCCAAGGCCTACGAACTCTGA
- a CDS encoding NADH:flavin oxidoreductase produces MSRSVAPLFEPFTLNGLTLPNRVVMAPMTRSKSPGGIPGPEVAAYYRRRAEAECGLIVTEGTTVNTPVATGDPNVPQFWGEAALKGWKRVVEEVHDAGGKIMPQLWHVGMMRNPAKATNTDLPSHGPSGLAKPGKALSEPMTKAEIKATIDAFARAAADARALGFDGVEVHGAHGYIIDQFFWEGTNQREDEYGGDMVGRTRFAVDIIEAIRREVGKDFPLILRFSQWKQQDYTAKLAQTPDELAAFLKPLSDAGVDSFHCSQRRFWEPEFEGSDLNLAGWTKKLTGKPSITVGSVSLSGEFIGSFMGEASEATGIDDLLDRLERGEFDLVAVGRALLVDPAWTHKVHQGAFDQLLPFKPEALATLS; encoded by the coding sequence ATGAGCCGTTCCGTCGCGCCGCTATTCGAGCCTTTCACGCTGAACGGGTTGACCTTGCCCAACCGGGTCGTCATGGCTCCCATGACCCGTTCCAAGTCGCCTGGCGGCATTCCCGGGCCGGAGGTCGCCGCCTATTACCGCCGCCGCGCCGAGGCCGAGTGCGGTCTTATCGTCACCGAGGGCACGACGGTCAACACTCCGGTCGCGACGGGCGATCCCAACGTACCGCAGTTCTGGGGCGAAGCGGCGCTCAAGGGCTGGAAGCGTGTCGTCGAGGAGGTCCATGACGCCGGCGGCAAGATCATGCCGCAGCTCTGGCATGTGGGCATGATGCGCAATCCGGCCAAGGCCACCAACACCGACCTGCCGAGCCACGGCCCCTCAGGTCTCGCGAAGCCCGGCAAGGCGCTCTCCGAGCCGATGACGAAAGCCGAGATCAAGGCCACGATCGATGCCTTTGCCCGTGCCGCTGCGGATGCCCGCGCGCTCGGCTTCGACGGTGTCGAGGTTCACGGCGCGCATGGCTATATCATCGACCAGTTCTTCTGGGAGGGGACAAACCAGCGCGAAGACGAATATGGCGGCGACATGGTCGGCCGCACCCGCTTCGCGGTCGACATCATCGAGGCGATCCGCCGCGAGGTGGGCAAGGACTTCCCCCTGATCCTGCGTTTTTCGCAGTGGAAGCAGCAGGACTACACGGCGAAGCTCGCGCAGACGCCGGACGAGCTGGCGGCCTTCCTGAAGCCGCTGTCCGACGCGGGCGTCGACTCTTTCCACTGCTCGCAGCGCCGCTTCTGGGAGCCGGAATTCGAGGGTTCCGATCTCAACCTCGCCGGCTGGACCAAGAAGCTCACCGGCAAGCCCTCGATCACGGTCGGCAGCGTCAGCCTGTCCGGCGAATTCATCGGCTCCTTCATGGGCGAGGCGTCCGAGGCCACCGGCATCGACGACCTGCTCGACAGGCTGGAGCGTGGCGAATTCGACCTCGTGGCCGTCGGCCGGGCGCTGCTGGTCGATCCCGCATGGACCCACAAGGTCCATCAGGGCGCCTTCGATCAGTTGCTGCCGTTCAAGCCGGAAGCGCTTGCGACGCTGTCCTGA
- the hspQ gene encoding heat shock protein HspQ, with product MEVNRQAKFRIGQIVRHRFYPFRGVIFDVDPTFNNTEEWWLSIPEEVRPRKDQPYYHLLAENAETEYVAYVSEQNLLPDESGEPVRHPQVHELFGTLQGGVYAIRAKSAH from the coding sequence ATGGAAGTTAACCGGCAGGCCAAATTTCGCATCGGCCAGATTGTACGCCACAGGTTCTACCCCTTTCGCGGCGTGATTTTCGACGTCGATCCGACCTTCAACAACACGGAAGAGTGGTGGTTGTCGATCCCCGAGGAAGTGCGTCCGCGCAAGGACCAGCCCTACTATCACCTGCTGGCCGAGAATGCGGAGACCGAATACGTCGCCTATGTCTCGGAGCAGAACCTGCTGCCCGACGAATCCGGCGAGCCGGTGCGTCATCCCCAGGTCCATGAGCTGTTCGGGACGCTTCAGGGCGGCGTCTACGCGATCCGCGCAAAATCCGCGCATTAG